In Mycobacterium sp. JS623, one genomic interval encodes:
- a CDS encoding FAD-dependent oxidoreductase, with translation MDLRRVVIAGLGDSGVLTAIRLARHADVVGISAKPALVSGQELGWRVARPHDWARANWISFDKFRGLDKVRTVHGTLTGVDLSSRHVVVRHDDGSTSKEPYDALVIATGVTNGFWRRPTFQSADDIGADLRAAHDRLAAAGSVIVVGGGAAAISSAANVARSWPGKRVDLYFPGDRALVGHHPRAWARIQHRLREAGVALHPGHRAVIPDGFDCDRITSEPVQWSTGQPASSADAVLWATGRVRPNTEWLPAELLDENGFVRVTPELRVPGHPGVFAVGDVAATDPLRSSARNRADGLLAHNIRADFEGRPLRTYRPPKRRWGSVIGIQPEGLEVFAPNGRAFTFPAWSFERVLMPLFVRWGIYRGVRKNRPLS, from the coding sequence ATGGATTTGCGCCGAGTCGTGATTGCCGGTCTCGGCGACAGCGGTGTGCTCACCGCGATCCGGTTGGCCCGGCACGCCGACGTCGTCGGAATCTCAGCCAAGCCTGCGTTGGTCAGCGGCCAGGAGCTGGGGTGGCGCGTGGCCCGGCCGCACGACTGGGCGCGCGCCAACTGGATTTCTTTCGACAAGTTCCGCGGACTCGACAAAGTGCGCACCGTGCACGGCACCCTGACCGGCGTCGACCTGTCCTCGCGTCACGTCGTTGTCCGGCATGACGACGGTTCGACGTCAAAGGAGCCGTACGACGCGCTGGTCATTGCGACAGGAGTCACCAACGGCTTTTGGCGTCGGCCGACGTTTCAATCCGCGGACGACATAGGCGCCGACCTCCGCGCGGCCCACGACCGGTTGGCCGCAGCCGGTTCGGTGATCGTGGTCGGCGGCGGCGCCGCAGCAATCAGCAGCGCAGCCAACGTCGCGAGGTCCTGGCCCGGCAAGCGGGTCGACTTGTACTTCCCCGGTGATCGCGCGCTGGTCGGCCACCACCCCCGGGCGTGGGCACGCATCCAGCACCGGCTTCGCGAGGCAGGGGTGGCGCTACACCCCGGGCATCGGGCCGTGATCCCCGACGGATTTGACTGCGACCGGATCACCAGCGAGCCGGTCCAGTGGAGCACCGGGCAGCCGGCGTCGTCGGCGGATGCCGTGCTGTGGGCGACCGGCCGGGTGCGGCCCAACACCGAGTGGTTGCCCGCTGAATTGCTTGACGAAAACGGCTTCGTCCGAGTCACTCCCGAGCTTCGCGTCCCCGGCCATCCCGGCGTGTTCGCCGTCGGCGACGTCGCTGCGACAGACCCGCTGCGCAGCTCGGCGCGCAACAGAGCCGACGGTCTGCTTGCCCACAACATTCGTGCCGACTTCGAGGGACGACCCCTGCGCACGTACCGCCCGCCGAAGCGGCGATGGGGTTCGGTGATCGGCATCCAACCCGAGGGACTCGAGGTCTTTGCGCCCAACGGCCGCGCCTTCACGTTCCCGGCATGGTCGTTCGAGCGGGTGTTGATGCCGCTGT
- a CDS encoding carboxylesterase family protein → MQSRRLDPPAGPLLAQDDGVLLHARGIRYARAARFAAPQRLAPWSDVLDAAARGPACPQLSSRLEWVTGPVVADLAMSPDCQVLSVTAPSDADGLPVMVWLHGGAYVSGGGEAPKYDADQLVRTGRVIVVRVSYRLGVLGYLSPSGVDNLGLRDQILALQWVRDNVAAFGGDPDRVTVFGQSAGGDSVFSLMLCQQTVGLFHRAIMQSAPLGVRTGREAMTAAMRVAAEAVTTGDVLDAQTAAAAAAARFGLVSGMPFGPIMGRDPLPSEAEVDAWLADAAKRVELLVGYTRNDGAPFVAMSARVARLKRFGPLGRIAERVAAAAMTQRAFGKPARRLARQWREYGGRSATFRVDWSPSDMGACHCIELPLLFDPAPWVGAPMLGGRPIDERLAETMRRNWTGFAHNGIAGLDSPALRFG, encoded by the coding sequence GTGCAGTCGCGACGCCTCGACCCGCCCGCAGGACCGTTGCTGGCGCAGGACGACGGCGTTCTGCTCCACGCTCGCGGGATTCGATACGCGCGAGCCGCCCGCTTCGCGGCGCCGCAACGCCTTGCCCCGTGGTCCGACGTCCTCGACGCCGCCGCGCGCGGCCCCGCCTGTCCGCAGCTGTCGTCGCGATTGGAATGGGTCACCGGCCCCGTGGTCGCCGACCTCGCGATGAGTCCGGACTGCCAAGTCCTCTCGGTGACGGCGCCCAGCGACGCCGACGGCTTGCCCGTCATGGTGTGGCTGCATGGCGGGGCATACGTGTCCGGTGGAGGTGAGGCGCCGAAGTACGACGCCGACCAGCTCGTCCGCACCGGCCGGGTCATCGTGGTCAGGGTCAGCTATCGGCTCGGTGTGCTCGGCTATCTCAGCCCCAGCGGGGTCGATAATCTCGGCCTTCGCGACCAGATCCTCGCGCTGCAATGGGTGCGCGACAACGTCGCTGCGTTCGGCGGCGACCCCGACCGGGTGACCGTCTTCGGCCAGTCCGCGGGCGGCGATTCGGTGTTCTCACTGATGCTGTGCCAGCAGACGGTAGGACTGTTCCACCGCGCGATCATGCAGAGCGCACCGCTCGGCGTGCGCACCGGGCGCGAGGCGATGACGGCGGCGATGCGCGTGGCGGCTGAGGCCGTCACCACCGGCGACGTACTGGATGCCCAGACCGCGGCAGCGGCCGCTGCCGCACGCTTCGGACTGGTCAGCGGTATGCCGTTCGGCCCGATCATGGGCCGCGATCCGCTGCCCTCGGAGGCTGAAGTCGATGCATGGTTGGCCGACGCGGCGAAGCGCGTGGAGCTGCTCGTCGGCTACACCCGCAACGACGGCGCGCCGTTTGTGGCGATGAGCGCCCGTGTTGCGCGGCTGAAACGCTTTGGCCCGCTTGGCCGTATCGCCGAACGGGTGGCCGCGGCCGCGATGACGCAGCGCGCGTTCGGCAAGCCTGCTCGTCGGCTCGCCCGACAGTGGCGTGAATACGGCGGCCGCAGCGCAACTTTCCGGGTGGACTGGTCTCCCTCCGATATGGGGGCGTGCCATTGCATTGAACTGCCGCTGTTATTTGACCCGGCGCCGTGGGTCGGTGCGCCGATGCTCGGTGGCCGCCCTATCGATGAACGACTCGCCGAGACCATGCGCCGCAACTGGACTGGCTTCGCGCACAACGGTATCGCCGGCCTCGATTCGCCTGCGCTCCGCTTCGGATAG
- the hrpA gene encoding ATP-dependent RNA helicase HrpA, protein MSEPSVSELRKRLDGLTIRDAARLGRRLKNLRGRVSTDKLQQIEQQVAAAEALVATRLAAVPTITYPDLPVSDRRDEIATAIAANQVVVVAGETGSGKTTQLPKICLELGRGIRGTIGHTQPRRLAARTVGQRIADELGTPLGDAVGYTVRFTDRASDRTLVKLMTDGILLAEIQRDRRLLRYDTLILDEAHERSLNIDFLLGYLRELLPRRPDLKVIVTSATIEPQRFAAHFGGAEHGLSGGAEHGLSGAAPIVEVSGRTYPVEIRYRPLEVAVRAADAAESDTADPDDPDHDLIRTDVCTAPRDQTEAIVDAVNELEKEPPGDVLVFLSGEREIRDTAEALRDLKNTEVLPLYARLPTADQQKVFAPHTGRRVVLATNVAETSLTVPGIRYVVDPGTARISRYSRRTKVQRLPIEPISQASAAQRAGRSGRVAPGVCIRLYSEEDFASRPRFTDPEIQRTNLAAVILQMAALQLGDIDQFPFLDPPDKRSIRDGVLLLQELGAFDRDGAITEVGRRLARLPLDPRIGRMILQSETEGCVREVLVLAAALSIPDPRERPVDREDAARQKHARFADERSDFISYLNLWRYLREQRKERSGNAFRRMCREEFLHYLRIREWQDLTGQLRSIARDIGIRETDEDADPARIHAALAAGLLSHIGLREGESRDYSGARNTKFVLAPGSVLTKRPPRWVVVAELVETSRLYGRIAARIEPEGIERIAGHLVQRSYTEPHWEAERGAVMAFERVTLYGLPLVPRRRINYAQIEPELARELFIRHALVEGDWQTRHHFLRDNARLRTELEEIEERARRRDLIVGDDDIHAFYSARIPADVISARHFDAWWKKQRHRTPELLTFTRDDLLRTEDAAADRPDSWQAGDLSLPVTYKFEPGADDDGITVHVPVEVLARLGGDAFAWHVPALREELITALIRSLPKELRRNFVPAPDTARAVLATLEPGAEPLLQSLQRVLQRLSGVLVPVDAFDLDKLPSHLRVTFAVETSDGAEVARGKDIEVLQERLAAPVQQAVAEAVADGLERRGLRGWPDDLDELPRTVERISGGHTVRGFPAFVDAGDAVDVRVFATEVEQDAAMGPGIRRLLRLTVASPIKTIERQLNPRTRLVLGTNPDGSLTALLDDCADAAVAVLAPKRVWSRAEFEAVQRRVTDGLASTTLDIVGRVEKVLAAANEAEVALPGQPSAAQADAVADIRIQLDRLLPKGFVAATGAARLADLTRYLNAVGRRLERLPRDATGDRDRMRRVHAVEDAYDELRRALSPARAAAEDVRDIGWMIEELRVSLWAQQLGTARPVSEQRIYRAIDAIT, encoded by the coding sequence GTGTCCGAGCCGTCCGTCTCAGAGTTACGAAAGCGCCTCGACGGCCTGACAATCCGCGACGCCGCCCGGCTCGGCCGACGGCTCAAGAACCTGCGCGGCCGAGTGAGTACCGACAAGCTGCAGCAGATCGAGCAGCAAGTCGCCGCTGCTGAGGCGCTTGTCGCGACCCGGTTGGCGGCCGTCCCCACGATCACCTACCCCGACTTGCCGGTCAGTGATCGTCGCGACGAGATCGCGACGGCGATAGCTGCGAACCAGGTGGTCGTCGTCGCCGGTGAGACCGGATCGGGTAAAACGACCCAGCTGCCGAAGATCTGCCTGGAGTTGGGCCGCGGCATCCGCGGCACCATCGGGCACACGCAGCCGCGTCGGCTCGCTGCCCGCACCGTCGGACAGCGCATCGCCGACGAACTCGGCACACCGCTCGGCGACGCCGTCGGCTACACCGTGCGGTTCACCGACCGGGCCAGCGACCGCACCTTGGTGAAGCTGATGACCGACGGCATTCTGCTGGCAGAGATCCAACGTGACCGACGGCTGCTGCGTTACGACACGCTCATTCTCGATGAGGCGCATGAGCGCAGTCTGAACATCGACTTCCTGCTCGGGTATTTACGTGAGCTGCTGCCACGCAGGCCCGACCTGAAGGTGATCGTCACGTCGGCGACCATCGAGCCGCAGCGGTTCGCCGCCCACTTCGGCGGTGCCGAACATGGACTCAGCGGCGGTGCCGAACATGGACTCAGCGGAGCGGCGCCGATCGTCGAGGTGTCCGGCAGGACGTACCCGGTCGAAATTCGTTACCGCCCACTGGAAGTCGCTGTACGGGCGGCAGATGCCGCCGAATCTGACACAGCTGACCCCGACGACCCGGACCACGACTTGATTCGTACTGACGTATGCACCGCTCCGCGTGACCAGACCGAGGCAATCGTCGACGCCGTCAACGAACTCGAGAAGGAGCCGCCCGGCGACGTACTGGTGTTTCTGTCCGGCGAGCGCGAAATCCGTGACACCGCAGAAGCCTTGCGCGACCTGAAGAACACCGAGGTGCTGCCGCTGTATGCCCGGCTGCCAACCGCGGATCAGCAGAAGGTCTTTGCGCCGCATACCGGCCGGCGCGTGGTGCTTGCGACCAACGTGGCCGAGACGTCGCTGACCGTGCCCGGCATCCGCTACGTCGTCGACCCCGGCACCGCGCGAATCTCCCGATACAGCCGCAGGACCAAGGTGCAACGGCTGCCGATCGAGCCGATCTCACAGGCGTCCGCCGCGCAGCGCGCTGGGCGCTCGGGCCGCGTCGCGCCGGGTGTGTGCATCCGGCTGTACTCCGAGGAGGACTTTGCGTCGCGGCCGCGGTTCACCGACCCCGAAATCCAGCGGACGAACCTTGCGGCGGTCATTCTGCAGATGGCCGCGCTGCAACTCGGCGACATCGACCAGTTCCCGTTCCTCGACCCGCCGGATAAGCGCAGCATCCGCGACGGCGTGCTGCTCCTGCAGGAACTTGGCGCCTTCGATCGCGACGGCGCGATCACCGAGGTGGGCCGTCGGCTTGCGCGCCTGCCGCTCGATCCGCGGATCGGTCGGATGATCCTGCAGTCCGAGACTGAGGGGTGCGTGCGTGAGGTGCTGGTGCTGGCGGCGGCGCTGTCAATACCCGATCCGCGGGAACGCCCCGTCGATCGGGAGGACGCGGCGCGGCAGAAGCATGCCCGGTTCGCCGACGAGCGCTCGGATTTCATCTCGTATCTGAACCTGTGGCGCTACCTGCGTGAGCAACGAAAAGAGCGCTCCGGCAACGCGTTCCGGCGGATGTGCCGCGAGGAGTTCCTGCACTACCTGCGTATCCGCGAGTGGCAGGACCTCACCGGGCAACTGCGCAGCATCGCCAGGGACATCGGAATTCGCGAAACCGACGAAGACGCCGACCCCGCGCGCATCCACGCCGCGCTCGCCGCAGGCCTGCTCTCGCACATCGGATTACGGGAAGGCGAGTCCCGCGACTACAGCGGGGCCCGCAACACGAAGTTCGTCCTCGCGCCGGGGTCGGTTCTCACCAAACGGCCACCGCGGTGGGTCGTCGTTGCCGAACTCGTCGAAACCAGCAGGCTGTACGGCAGGATCGCGGCACGCATCGAACCGGAAGGTATCGAGCGCATTGCCGGGCATCTGGTGCAACGCAGCTACACCGAACCGCACTGGGAGGCCGAGCGCGGCGCGGTGATGGCCTTCGAGCGGGTGACGTTGTATGGGCTGCCGCTCGTGCCGCGCCGCCGGATCAATTATGCGCAGATCGAACCGGAGCTCGCCCGCGAGCTGTTCATCCGGCACGCGCTCGTCGAGGGTGATTGGCAGACCCGCCACCACTTCCTCCGCGACAACGCCCGCCTGCGTACGGAATTGGAGGAGATCGAAGAGCGCGCCCGCCGCCGAGATCTGATCGTTGGCGACGACGACATCCACGCCTTTTACAGCGCTCGGATCCCGGCCGACGTCATCTCGGCGCGGCACTTCGATGCATGGTGGAAGAAGCAGCGGCACCGCACGCCGGAGCTGCTGACGTTCACCCGTGATGACCTGCTGCGCACGGAGGACGCTGCAGCGGACCGGCCGGACAGTTGGCAGGCCGGCGATCTGTCGCTTCCGGTGACGTACAAATTCGAACCAGGTGCGGACGACGACGGCATCACCGTGCATGTGCCGGTCGAGGTGCTCGCGCGTCTCGGCGGCGACGCGTTCGCGTGGCACGTGCCCGCGTTGCGCGAAGAGCTGATCACCGCGCTGATCCGGTCACTGCCAAAAGAGTTGCGCCGCAACTTCGTTCCCGCGCCTGACACCGCGCGGGCGGTGTTGGCCACGCTAGAGCCTGGCGCCGAACCACTGCTGCAATCGCTGCAGCGAGTATTGCAGCGGCTGTCGGGTGTGCTCGTGCCTGTCGACGCGTTCGACCTCGACAAGCTGCCGTCGCACTTGCGGGTCACGTTCGCCGTAGAAACCTCGGACGGCGCCGAGGTGGCTCGCGGCAAGGACATCGAGGTGCTTCAGGAGCGATTGGCCGCGCCTGTGCAGCAGGCCGTCGCAGAAGCGGTGGCCGACGGGCTGGAGCGACGCGGGTTGCGCGGCTGGCCCGACGACCTCGATGAGTTGCCGCGTACCGTCGAACGGATCAGCGGTGGGCACACCGTGCGGGGCTTCCCGGCATTCGTCGATGCGGGCGACGCGGTGGACGTGCGGGTGTTCGCGACCGAGGTGGAGCAGGACGCTGCGATGGGGCCTGGTATCCGTCGCCTGCTGCGGCTGACCGTGGCGTCGCCGATTAAAACCATTGAACGCCAACTGAATCCGCGTACCCGCTTGGTGCTCGGCACAAATCCCGATGGTTCGTTGACCGCGCTGCTCGACGACTGCGCAGACGCCGCCGTGGCGGTGTTGGCTCCCAAACGTGTGTGGAGTCGCGCGGAGTTCGAGGCGGTGCAACGGCGTGTGACCGATGGTCTGGCTTCGACGACGCTTGACATCGTCGGCCGCGTCGAGAAGGTGCTCGCCGCCGCCAACGAGGCGGAGGTCGCGTTGCCGGGCCAGCCATCCGCCGCGCAGGCCGACGCCGTCGCCGACATCCGGATACAACTCGATCGCCTGCTTCCGAAGGGGTTCGTCGCCGCGACAGGGGCTGCGCGTCTCGCTGATCTGACGCGGTACCTCAACGCCGTCGGCCGCCGGCTTGAGCGGTTGCCCCGCGACGCCACAGGCGACCGCGACCGGATGCGGCGCGTGCACGCCGTCGAGGACGCGTATGATGAACTGCGACGGGCGCTTTCGCCTGCCCGGGCCGCAGCCGAGGATGTGCGCGACATCGGCTGGATGATCGAGGAGCTTCGCGTCAGTCTGTGGGCCCAGCAGCTCGGCACCGCGCGGCCGGTTAGCGAGCAGCGCATCTACCGGGCGATCGACGCGATAACATGA
- a CDS encoding mycobacterial-type methylenetetrahydrofolate reductase encodes MTLNTIAFELVPPNADLGPEQAVEEARKVLRFSKETGIDGRIGHVMIPGMIEEDDDRPVEMKPRLDVLDFWNLIKPELPGMRGLCTQVTAFMDEDALRHRLTDLRDAGFEGIAFVGVPRTMNDGEGSGVAPTDALSIYDQLVPNRGAILIPTREGEQGRFNFKCGQGATYGMTQLLYSDAIVGFLTEFANACDHRPEILLSFGFVPKVETRIGLINWLIQDPGNAAVADEQAFVTQLAETDPAQKRKLMIDLYKRVIDGVADLGFPLSIHLEAAYGASAPAFETFAEMLDYWSPDKG; translated from the coding sequence TTGACCCTCAACACCATCGCGTTCGAGCTGGTTCCGCCGAATGCCGATCTGGGCCCTGAACAGGCCGTGGAGGAAGCGCGCAAGGTGCTGCGCTTCTCCAAGGAAACCGGCATCGACGGCCGGATCGGCCACGTCATGATCCCGGGGATGATCGAGGAGGACGACGACCGTCCCGTCGAAATGAAGCCCCGGCTGGATGTGCTGGACTTCTGGAACCTCATCAAGCCCGAGCTGCCGGGCATGAGGGGGCTGTGCACGCAGGTCACGGCGTTCATGGACGAGGACGCGTTGCGTCACCGGCTGACCGATCTGCGCGACGCGGGCTTCGAGGGCATCGCGTTCGTCGGCGTGCCGCGCACGATGAACGACGGCGAGGGGTCGGGCGTCGCGCCCACCGACGCACTGTCGATCTATGACCAGCTCGTGCCCAACCGCGGCGCGATCCTGATCCCCACTCGCGAGGGTGAACAAGGCCGGTTCAACTTCAAGTGCGGACAGGGCGCGACCTACGGCATGACCCAGCTGCTGTACTCCGATGCGATCGTCGGATTCTTGACCGAATTCGCGAATGCATGCGACCACCGGCCCGAGATCCTGTTGTCGTTCGGATTCGTGCCGAAGGTCGAGACGCGAATTGGGTTGATCAACTGGCTGATTCAAGATCCTGGCAATGCGGCCGTCGCCGACGAGCAGGCATTCGTGACGCAGCTGGCGGAGACCGACCCGGCGCAGAAGCGCAAGCTGATGATCGATTTGTACAAGCGCGTGATCGACGGCGTCGCCGACCTCGGCTTCCCGCTGAGCATCCACCTCGAGGCGGCCTACGGCGCGTCGGCGCCCGCGTTCGAGACGTTCGCGGAGATGCTCGACTACTGGTCACCCGACAAGGGCTAG
- a CDS encoding protein adenylyltransferase SelO, with translation MSLAPDAAVVLDDRFVRALPEMAVQWKAEVPLDPRLLVLNEPLAADLGLDVDWLQSADGLRFLAGAAVPDGATPVAQAYAGHQFGGFVPRLGDGRALLLGELASPDGTLRDLHLKGSGRTPFARGGDGLAAVGPMLREYLISEAMHALGIPTTRSLAVVATGRNVIRETPLPGAVLARIASSHLRVGSFQYAATAGDTELVRRLADHAIGRHHPGAAEADNPYRALFEAVVAAQASLVAQWMLVGFVHGVMNTDNATISGETIDYGPCAFMEAYDPATVFSSIDSWGRYAYGQQPGVAAWNLARFAETMLPLFADDLDQALVLAQESLDGFRRDYVAAYSAGMRAKLGLRGDDDITPLITELLEHLEQSHVDHTSFYRALGRAARGDLEPARGLFVDLAGFDGWLARWRALHPDADAMDRVNPVYIPRNHLVEEALAAATGGDLDPLSRLLTAVTAPYDERPGLDRYAEPAPDDFGSYQTFCGT, from the coding sequence GTGAGCCTTGCACCGGATGCCGCCGTCGTCCTGGACGACCGGTTCGTCCGTGCGCTACCGGAAATGGCGGTGCAGTGGAAGGCCGAGGTGCCGCTCGATCCGCGCCTGCTGGTGCTCAACGAGCCGCTGGCCGCCGATCTGGGTCTGGACGTCGACTGGTTGCAGAGCGCCGATGGGTTGCGGTTCCTGGCCGGCGCCGCGGTACCTGACGGGGCCACCCCCGTCGCGCAGGCATACGCCGGACATCAGTTCGGCGGGTTCGTACCGCGCCTTGGTGACGGGCGGGCGCTGCTGCTCGGCGAGCTCGCCAGCCCTGACGGCACCCTCCGCGACCTCCACCTGAAGGGCTCGGGACGTACGCCGTTCGCGCGAGGCGGCGACGGCCTGGCGGCGGTCGGCCCGATGCTGCGCGAATACCTCATCAGCGAGGCGATGCACGCACTCGGCATTCCCACCACCCGCTCGCTGGCGGTCGTGGCTACGGGCCGCAACGTCATCCGCGAGACGCCGCTGCCCGGCGCGGTGCTGGCCCGGATCGCAAGCAGCCATCTGCGGGTTGGCAGTTTCCAGTACGCGGCGACCGCGGGCGACACCGAGCTGGTGCGCCGGCTCGCCGACCACGCCATCGGCCGCCACCACCCGGGCGCTGCCGAAGCCGACAATCCGTACCGCGCGCTGTTCGAGGCGGTCGTCGCCGCACAGGCGTCGCTGGTGGCGCAGTGGATGCTCGTCGGGTTCGTGCACGGCGTGATGAACACCGACAACGCAACGATTTCCGGCGAGACCATCGACTACGGGCCGTGCGCGTTCATGGAGGCGTACGACCCGGCGACGGTGTTCAGCTCGATCGATTCCTGGGGCCGGTACGCATACGGACAGCAGCCGGGGGTGGCGGCGTGGAACCTGGCCCGGTTCGCCGAGACGATGCTCCCACTGTTCGCCGACGACCTCGACCAGGCGCTCGTTCTTGCACAGGAGTCGCTCGACGGGTTCCGCCGGGATTACGTCGCGGCATACTCGGCGGGTATGCGCGCCAAGCTCGGGCTACGCGGCGACGACGACATCACGCCGTTGATCACCGAACTGCTCGAGCATCTCGAGCAGAGCCACGTCGACCACACATCGTTCTATCGCGCCCTCGGCCGCGCGGCGCGCGGTGACCTCGAGCCGGCGCGTGGGTTGTTCGTAGACCTGGCCGGGTTCGACGGTTGGCTGGCACGTTGGCGTGCGCTGCACCCGGACGCCGACGCGATGGATCGGGTCAACCCGGTATACATCCCGCGCAACCACTTGGTCGAGGAAGCGCTGGCGGCGGCGACGGGCGGCGACCTCGATCCGCTGTCGCGGCTACTCACCGCGGTCACAGCTCCGTACGACGAACGGCCAGGGCTCGATCGCTACGCCGAACCCGCGCCCGACGACTTCGGCTCCTACCAAACGTTCTGCGGCACCTAG
- a CDS encoding HpcH/HpaI aldolase/citrate lyase family protein, whose amino-acid sequence MSEQVTTNAPDPADVGSRIDPVLARSWLLVNGSHVDRFQDAAHSRADIVVLDIEDAVAPKDKSAARDNVVQWLNAGNSDWVRVNGFGTPWWADDLKTLAGTSIGGVMLAMVESVDHVTETAKRLPNVPIVALVETARGLERITEIASAKGTFRLAFGIGDFRRDTGFGEDPATLAYARSRFTIAAKAAHLPSAIDGPTIGSNPLKLIEATAVSVEFGMTGKICLNPDQCAVVNEGLSPSQEEIAWAKEFFAEFERDGGEIRNGSDLPRIARATKILELARSYGIEASHFDDEPVHMPAPSDTYHY is encoded by the coding sequence ATGTCTGAACAGGTCACCACCAACGCGCCCGATCCGGCCGACGTCGGGTCGCGCATCGACCCGGTGCTCGCCAGGAGTTGGCTGCTGGTAAACGGCTCGCATGTTGACCGGTTTCAGGACGCCGCACACTCGCGCGCCGACATCGTCGTCCTCGACATCGAGGATGCGGTCGCACCGAAGGACAAGTCCGCCGCCCGCGACAACGTCGTGCAGTGGCTCAACGCAGGCAATTCCGACTGGGTTCGCGTCAACGGTTTCGGCACCCCGTGGTGGGCCGACGACCTGAAGACACTCGCGGGCACGTCCATCGGCGGTGTGATGCTGGCGATGGTCGAATCCGTCGACCACGTGACCGAGACCGCCAAGCGACTGCCGAACGTGCCGATCGTGGCGCTGGTGGAAACGGCGCGCGGGCTCGAACGGATCACCGAGATCGCGTCGGCCAAAGGCACCTTCCGACTGGCGTTCGGTATCGGCGATTTCCGTCGCGACACCGGCTTCGGCGAGGACCCCGCCACGCTCGCATATGCGCGCTCGCGGTTCACCATCGCTGCAAAGGCGGCCCATCTGCCAAGCGCGATCGACGGGCCGACCATCGGCTCGAACCCGCTGAAGTTGATCGAAGCGACCGCGGTGTCCGTTGAGTTCGGGATGACCGGCAAGATCTGCCTCAACCCGGATCAGTGTGCCGTCGTCAACGAGGGTCTGTCCCCGTCGCAGGAGGAAATCGCTTGGGCGAAGGAGTTTTTCGCCGAGTTCGAGCGCGACGGCGGCGAGATTCGCAACGGCTCGGATCTGCCCCGCATCGCGCGGGCCACCAAGATCCTCGAGCTGGCTCGCTCGTACGGGATCGAGGCGTCGCATTTCGACGACGAGCCCGTGCACATGCCTGCCCCGTCGGACACCTATCACTACTAG
- a CDS encoding alpha/beta hydrolase family protein: MAERVTFESSTGPTLAGIIDRPAGEPRGWGVFSHGFTLGKDSPAAARICKQLAEDGIGMLRFDALGLGDSQGDWGDGSFTVKVNDVIRACEFMTEQGTAADILVGHSFGGAAVIAAARQSPGVRAVATIGAPMDPSHAEQHYDAVVDTVLSEGSAEWMVGGRCLTLKRAFVEDVRAAALRDKIRGLKMPLLILHSPTDNTVGIGNASEIFRTARHPRSFVSLEGSEHLLTGPGQARRAARIIGAWADAYLK, encoded by the coding sequence ATGGCTGAGCGCGTCACGTTTGAAAGCTCGACCGGACCGACTCTGGCGGGAATCATCGATCGGCCTGCCGGTGAGCCCCGCGGCTGGGGCGTCTTCTCCCACGGGTTCACGCTCGGAAAGGACTCGCCTGCCGCGGCTCGTATCTGCAAACAGCTCGCAGAGGACGGCATCGGCATGCTGCGCTTCGACGCACTCGGTCTGGGCGACTCGCAGGGCGACTGGGGCGACGGCTCGTTCACCGTGAAGGTCAACGACGTCATCCGGGCATGCGAATTCATGACCGAGCAAGGAACTGCGGCCGACATCCTCGTCGGGCACTCGTTCGGCGGGGCGGCGGTGATCGCCGCGGCCCGACAGTCGCCGGGTGTGCGGGCGGTCGCCACGATCGGGGCGCCGATGGACCCCTCCCACGCCGAGCAGCATTACGACGCGGTGGTCGACACGGTGTTGTCCGAGGGGAGCGCCGAATGGATGGTCGGCGGGCGCTGCCTCACGCTCAAGCGAGCGTTCGTTGAGGACGTGCGGGCGGCGGCCCTGCGCGACAAGATCCGCGGCCTGAAGATGCCGCTGCTGATCCTGCACTCGCCGACCGACAACACTGTCGGCATCGGGAACGCGAGCGAGATCTTCCGCACCGCGCGCCACCCACGAAGTTTCGTTTCGCTCGAGGGTTCCGAGCACCTGCTTACCGGGCCAGGCCAGGCCCGTCGCGCGGCTCGCATAATCGGCGCGTGGGCGGATGCCTACCTAAAATAG